The window AAATCAATACAAACAATAGGAATGTAGTATCTCACGCCGTTTGACTTTTTGGCGTTCTCCGGGGAGCTATAAATGGGAAAAATAGGACTTGAGCCATCAAATTACGATCATTACTAGTAATGGGGTGAGCACATGAACAAAATGggcctttatttgaatttgtatgtaatatttaatttaaaaaaacagaaaaactagTGAAGAATTTCCCAAAATATTCACTACTGCATCAAAATCATCACaactttaaataaaatgtcCTATTTGATGCAATTTTACAGCTTTTCCTTTATGTTTATGAGGGCCAATAGAAATTTATGAAAACAACTGCCCTTGTAATCAATCaagtctttttaatttttaagttTCTTATGACACTGGTCAAAAAAAGATTTAtctgtgaaatatttttaaaaatgaactgaaaactaGTGATTAATTTCCAACAATATTCACTACTGCATtcaaaatcatgaaaaatttatataaaatgtcaaaaatgaactgaaaactaGTGAATAATTTCCAACAATATTCACTACTGCAttcaaaatcattaaaaaattatataaaatgtCCTATTTGATGCAATTTTTATGAATGGCCAATAGAaatttatgaaaacaattgtCCTTGCCATCATTaagttcttttaatttttaagtTTCTTATGACACGGGTCAAAAAAACGTGTAATTTTGGGGTGGTGAATCCAAATCTCACTTTAGTTTTCTATtgtaaaattttttttaaaaaaagttcagcccctgtcaatggcagccaacgatttaatatttatattgtttGGTTGACATAATGGTCTGGTGAAGAAAATTCACGTCTCCGGCCGaccctccctctctccttcaATGTGACACCCCGAGTCTTAATCTCATTCCATATatagtgtgtttgcgtgtgtggtCCGCCCGCTAACCGCCACGCACTTTGGCGTTTGGCCTCCGGTGAATACTAAATAACGCCTTTGATTGATGGTCGCTGTCGGACGGCGGTGGAATAAAGCGCCCCCGCGAGTCCTGAGAAAACTTTTTAAGGAGGGCCTTTGGGtgtggtggggggtggggggggccgTCGGTAAATCTTGCCATCGGAAAAAGTTGCTGGTGACAAGTACAGCTTCTTTTTGTTGTGTGACATACCAGCGCTCGACTCGTTACCCGTCCGTGTTGTGTAGGTGTAGGTcgcgggtgtcaaagtggagggCCGGGGGCCTTCGTGCGGACCGCCAAAGTAAAACGTGCGTGTGGATTTGGTTCATGCTAAAATTCGAATGAAGATTATAGTTGTAGATAGAGAATACTTATCTTTTGTGGCCTTTTTTAAACttgaaaatgaacaatttcaattaattttgcattattttataatcaaattaaatattttttaaagtcgaAATAATGTCCTGttttacacttatttttttacgtaaataaaaataaaatatttcaatttaacGTCTTTCcgtttttgaaataataatcacataaaaggataaaaagggaaatacattttccatttataagaaaattatttaaataaaaaacatgaacatttagttttttgtttcatccaaatatttatctctattttttttaatctaaaaatgaGAATACATTAAACTGAGGATGCTTTTCCTCTAttagttttcaaaataaataaatacaaaaatagaacatttaccattttcctttttttaattaaagcacaaaagacaaaaacaaacattttgtttcctcctttttgataaaaaaaatgcaattacatTGAAAGAAAACCATCAAAAAATATAATATCTTTAGCTcaagacccctgctttagggtAAAAGTCCCTTAATTTGAAAATGATAATAGTCCCATTCAACAATTATAGGACTTCCTGTCCAATTTTGTGACTCTCTCATGCACAGATTGAAGAGTGAACTCCATCCTGGCCTCTCTTAACCTTCCATTACACTCCTTTCCCCCAGGGAGCACTGTTAATAATATTGCTAGCGGGGGGAAACAACCAGGCAGCAGGTGAAGTGAATTGTCGCCCGCAGGACGGGGTCACATGCTAATAACCTCCTGCCAATCCCGTTATTGCCTTCCTCCGACTGTGAACTTTTATTAACTTTCCACGCCGATGTTCCCGCATCAATTTATtcagaattgtatttttttaaaaatcaaataaaataaagattttgacaaaaaaaaaacagcaccagATATCATTTTGGAAGACTTTAGGCTGCATTTGGATGCATTTTATGGGCTTGtttgatccattttttaaaatagcttAGCTCAAGAGCACGGGCCTCACGTACGGAAGGTGGGTCCATATCGTTGGCGGAGCGCAAGTCCAGGTGGTGAGCGCCCTCCGGAATCAGGACGGCGACCAGCGAGTCCGACAAGTTGCGCGTTACGCCTCCCGAAGACCACGGGTCGAGGCCGCCGTTGCTGCGAGAGGGGAATGAATCTGTGAGGAAATCGGCGCCAGAAAACGAAAGATTTTCTCTTACCTGAATATAATGTTACTGTGTGAGGCGATGTCCTTTCCACCGAAAACCACGCCGGCCCAGTCGGCTCGCGGCCTGACGCCGAACATGGCGTGACACTCGTCAGAAAAGGCTTGGAAATTCCACTCGCCGGGTTCGAACATGTCACGTATGCCGTCGGTGCACATGGGCATCACCATTTCGGTGCAGGCCTGAAGAAGGCGCGGAGCTTGGGTCATAAGGCTATTGAACCAGCACGATGGTTCGATTCTGTTCACTTCATAAACACTTATTGttgtctacagtaatcccttgactATTGCGGTTAAAGTAGAcgagataatcgaaaaatcgctaaataggatcacccctattataactaccttttttcccAGTgcaaatttcagcgtggattttcacatttattaatttaaaaaaatatatatatatatttgtttaaaaaaaatatttaatagcggaaaaaaaatgcgaagtagtgaattcgtgataagtgaaaacgcgctaatcgagggattactgtattagggccacgcagaagaagaaaattggcctttcaaaatgaaattgtaacaaaatgagtttaaaaattcatgaaaaaaagtcagcaaatgacaagaaaaaaagtccAACTTGTTACAACTAtgacaaattcaatttttgtttccTCATAAGACATTAAATTTACATgccataatattacaatttggcCCTCTTATGTTGACCTTTCTTTgggtggaaaaaataaaaatggccgCCCGTTACCTGGTAGTCCCAGCCGATCATGCCCAGGTTGCCGGTAGCCGTCTCGGAAGTGTTGAGGCAGGAGGAGCTTCCGGTGTAGTTGTAGTAGAGATTGACCGCTTGCGAGACGCCGTGAAGGATTTGCCGGTCAGACGCTGACCAATCCGACGTCAGATACTTGCACGCCGcctggaaaacaacaacaaacgcaACCAAATAAATAtcgttttacatctataaaaaacggaatatttatggcttttgatccagttcttttaatccgtttttttatatgtatataaatatatcgaaaaatggtccagcccacatgaaatcgagttgacaatgcggcccacgaaccaacccaagtttgacacccttgctctaatgtATGCGACGTCTTTGGGCGCCGTAAGCGCTTTAGGCTGAgaaccttctttttttttaatgacaaagctAATGTGATTATGTGAGCCAGTGTGAGAAGGGCCATTGGAGGGCTTAGAGGTGTTGGCAGAGATGAATGTATAAAGCTAATCCTGGCTGAAAAGTAAGGAGAAGATGCTACCCCCCCCTTCCGCTGctccttttctgtttttttttttcttccaccacGTAAATCTCGGCTTGGACGTGTCTTCGGCCGTCCTCATCCATCGACCACCGCCGAGTCGGCGCACAAAAGCCTCAGTATCAACACTTGTGGTTGTAAAGGGGGGGTCAAATGGGCAAATGtaacaaaagtgacaaaaaagcggtgttccaaattaaaaaaatggttcatCTTTGACCGAATTTGACTGTGAATACACAAACTCAAGTTTCTTTAAGACAGGGGGGTCCAGGCTGTGGCCCGCTGGCCCAaaaaagtttgcacacccctgctcgaaacaaaagaaaaatttcAACTACCCCCTTTTGGGTGCGTTATCTGGTGGCATACTGCTTTCTAAGGAAgtcatttgcactgaaacatggttaatcaattatttttgttttgccagttattgtcgttttttttttttgcattcccaGCGTTTCAGGACGCCAAAGCCAGTATGCGCCGACCCCCCCTAAACACCCCCCTCCTGTGCCGACACGGCCGTCGTAAATCCCCGAGAATTTCCCATGCAAATCAGGCGTTTTATGGGAGAAAGCGTTTACGGGCCGTCATTGAGCAAGTCTGCTAAACAACCAGTAGGCATTTGGAACAACATGTACACACTCACTGAAGCAACAATAGTCGCACTGTGTGAAAAACAGCACAACATCCTTACAATACATTTCACGACCGTATACGCATCGCTTAGTACGTTAAACAATAAAGCATGTACACTTTTCATTTCAATCCGCGCAATACACTACACAGTGTACACTTTTAGTGCGGAAAACATGGTAATATAAAAACAGAGACTCCAGTACAAATTGAAAACAAGTGGTGAGTGTCAATACCTGGATTGGCCAGCGAGGGAGTGGCTGCAGGAAATCAGCTTGGTAGGGGTAGTCCACCATGGCCAAGTTGACCCACGTCTCCTGGAGCCAGCCCTTGAAGACAGCCACGTCCTTGTCGTTTTTCAGCGGTATACACAAGCCAAACTCCTCCGACAGCCACGCCAGACCCGAAGCTATCGTAATACAACAGCCTTGTCAAATTCATCTTGGGAGTGGGCCGCTAATAGTTAGGATTCCCTTAAGAAAGTCATTATTTCATCATGACTCTCCGAAGGGTATCCACTGTTATatacgacattttttttttaaatctaaacagCATTCTCCGATTTGTCatcctcatttttttaaagaggacaACCTAATTTTATAGaaatttcattaattttctgaaccgctttatcctcactagggtggcagggggtgctgtagcctatcccaactaaattCGGGGAGAGGagaggacaaccattcatactcacgccgataccaaggggcaatttagagtgtccaatcaacctaccatgcatgtttttggaatgtgggaggaaaccagagtacctggagaaaacccacgcaggccgacCTGTATTTGAATGCAGGACcgcagagccgtgaggccgacctGCTAACTACTCAAGCCGCcagaaagcatttaaaaaaaataatttactttGACGGACCACAAAAAATGAGGTGCTGCCAGTTTGACAACTGTGATATAGAATGGCCAAAATATTATGTTCTTATTTAAACGTATTTTCCCAGTGCCTTACCGGTAGCAGAGAGGTTACTGATGGCCTTCCAGGACGCTCGAATATTGGTGTCACAGTTCCGTCCGCTTATGGCAAAGTCTCGCGTGACCACTTTGTAGAAGTCGCCGCACGGTACCATTCCGGAAAACTGCCAGATTGGCGCCGACGCTGCCAGAgcgctaaaaaaaacatttttttgacttGACTGTGAAAGCAATTCTTCACGTCCAAACCTGCCGGCCTTACCCGACAACCACATTGGGGTACTTCATCCTAAACCACGCGGCTAGCATCCCGCCGTATGACCCTCCCATAGCGATAACCGGGCTTTGCTGAGCTCCAGTTCGGCTCTGTTTCAAGTTCTGGATCAGGACGGCGAAGTCCGCCAGGGCTTGCTCTGCTGTCAGGTAGTTCAGATGTTTGCTGTCCTGCAGACAGGAAATTGAAACTTCTCTCACAAAAGAACTGAACACAAAAAGTACTTCTAGAATGgttcaaaaatggaaaaaatccAAACTAAATCATTTTCGGGTCGTATTATCTTCTCACGCTAAAAGAGTCGGCTCCAAATGGCATCGATTCTCCGTAATAACGATGTTCTGCAAAAACCAACATGGCGCCCAGCTCTTCAGCCACGTCCCACATGAAGCCCTGAACCAAAAGAACCAGTCATGTGATTGTGCCTTGACcaccattgacgacaatagacatCTATCACTTACGGTATTGTTACAGAACCAGGTGATGTCTCCTTCATTGCCCGTGTAAAACAAAATGGGGCCCCCAGGGGAGCGCCAATACTTGTCCGCCACAAGGTAGCGCTGCTTGTAAGTGCCATCCTCTAGAAAGCCGAAATGATCAATctggaaaaaattaaaatcattcaTAAACACACAAATTTGGTGATTTTGTCCCCAAGTCCACTTTCGGTCCCCACATGAAGACAAAAGAGTGCACTAGGTTTAGTCAGGAATGACAGTAGAAAGATTCAAAGCGTCTATTCAGCCTCGCTTTGGCAGAGTCTGCAGACCCTCAGGGTGCTGCCCCCCACCTTCACCCGACTCCAAAAGAAACACATTTGGCCAGCTGCGTGCTCAGTGGGGTTATATTCAGTGAATTGCGTGAAGAATGCATTTAAATGTGGCTTTGTTTGCttttaaatgtcactttttttacttcatattTGCCATGATTTTATGCTTGCATGTGTCagttttccttttctttcattaaaaacaaaataaatatcttCAAATTATACCTAATATAAATTTTGAGCTCTGTATTATCATGATTCtcgtttttataaaaaaaaataagattgaaCGATATAAATGATTGACAAAATCGacctcatttttttcaacaatcgTACAATGAGCCCAGCCAACCCAAATAAACGTTTGTCATTTTACACATACGCCACAAGAGGGAGACAAAGCACATTCTTTGTCTAAACATATAACTTTCAAAAACCCATTTTGTCCCTCAAACTGCGGTCAGGAGCTCCATTTTGCAAAATTTCTAAATATTTCATCGATTAATTCTTAAGAAATATCTAGTTAGAGCATTAAAATTGACTTTTAGCTAATTATCCGTTCTTTGCTGTGattagaagtccaatccatttggactggtaGAGCTGGCACTGACTGGCACCCAAATAAGACCTTCTCCCCGAGCACACCTGTTTGTCCGGCAAAGTGATGCCCCCACGTGGACATTGCAGGAACAACCACTGGGGCCGAAAAggattggtggccaaccaatcgcagggaacaaggagacaaaaaaacaatcacactcATCTCAgcacaatttagtgttcaacctagcatgcatgttttagtgATATGACAGGAAatcggaatacccggagaaaacccacacaagcctggcaAGAATATCCACCTGGAGTAAATTTAGGCAGCAAGGGGTTAACAAACACTACATGAAGATCACGAATCCTCCCAAAGGAAATTTTGTAGCAAGACAGAACTCCCACACActgattgtgtattttttttactacggGAAGTAGTAAGAGGAAATATTTTATTGTCTGCAGGCGCAGCTTTTTGTGCAACATCGTCAATATTCAGCACAATGAGGAAGTGTGCAGTCGTCAtacctaaaaacaaaataaaataataatgagctCTACTATAGAGCTTtaatacctggaaaaaaaaccacacaagctaaacaaaacatttgaaaagaaaaatacatttttttaaagaaataataataagacaagcgtaataaaaagaataattcaaaatgtattcatttctaTTATGAAACTTGTTACCTCACATAACTTTTTGGTTGCCATTCACAGAAAAatacgtccaatcaattttatcTGGCATAATGGATTAAACGTCTGTTGCATTATAAATATTTCTATGATCGATTTCCTTCTTTTACTAGTACAACACATACTCTGTGACCTACGCTAATGATAAATATTATAATAGATGTCCACTgtatcaacaaaaaacaaaaggcagCCAAATTTGAGTGCTATCTGGCAACTGTTATGATATGTTATGATCATAATTTAACAAACTGCCACGAGTTGTAGCATCTAGTTTACCCCGGCGTATTTAAGGGTTATTTTTgttcggggggaaaaaagacggAAACAATCAAATCTTTAAAGCACAATTAGTAATTAGCAGTATATTCCAAAATCAGAGATGTTCTACTCACCTTCTGGTCAAAGTAAAAAGTTTCATAGCTGACGGAGATCTTGTTAGATGGAAACGAACCCCCGTGTCTGGTGAATCGTTGAGTTTTTAAAGCGTTTAAACATCCAACGAACAATGacagaatgcaaaaaaatgcaattctgTCCAAAAGTGTTTTTCCGGCTTGAAATGTCATCTTGATGCCGTGCTGTCAAGAGTCCTGTCGTCAGCACATTTTGGGGCGAGCAGACCGGATGAACCTCATTAATAAGAGGAAAAAGGAAGCGAATCTGCTCtcagcaagcaaaaaaaaacaagatttaagGAACAATAATTGTCACGGGACCACGTATTGAGCATAAACAACAAGTTTAATTTCCTCTCTGAGTTTCGCAAAGCTCCGCTAAATTTAGCTAGCTTCCAGCATAGCCGATGGCTAAAGGCGATAGCCGCAAAGACTCATGGGAGTTGGAGTCCAACGTGCAGAAAACTCGAAGTCACCTTCTTTAATTGTACTATTTTTCAATTCGTGACTCGTAACAcgttaaatatataaatataatgtaaattaagttttaattcgatgcaacaaatcaaaacaactcacgcatattttaaaattgtatattCAAATGAAGCTATTTTGGGTTAACTATTATAtcccacaaaaaaaggaataagaAAGCACACACAAGGAATAAAAGATGCATTTAGTCAGATTATTTAATATCATACAGAGCACTTGAGAGTATATTTTATACACAGAAACCTTGCCGTAGTGTTTTCTTACAGCTTTAACCACACATCCAATGGATTAACAATAAGTAACagcaaaatgaaatacaaatattaagttaaaaaaaggaaagtgctAAGTTTTTACAACATCAAAAAtgtatacagtaaaaaaaatcatgtgcaGTTATACGGCGTGTGTGTGCAGTACAGTACGTTACAGTCGGGATGTATACATGAGCACTAAATTTTAGTTATggcacaaaacaaaaacaaaaaaaacacgctgGCAAGCAAAGGAAACAACTGGACACAAACTACAAGACAGGAGGCCATGTTACAATCTGCCACTACAGAGGCAAAAGATAAAAACGCATGTAATGTTGccatgtcagaaaaaaaatcaatttttcacaTGGACATTTGTGGTTTAAGATCacatttttaggtaaaaaaaacaagtctgaTCATCACTATCGACTTGTTTTATATTGACACATGAACCCAAATTGGTGATATTTAACATATTAACCAGAGTTTCTATTTTGATAGTTGATTCgagacattattttttttaacaaaaaactgACCAGATCCTTTTTTTGACCCAGTgaatagtactttttttttagtaaattaaaaacaatcaaacaaCTGCAAACTCACTTGAATGTAAACCAATCACAATAAATCTTGGCCAGACAATACTTAATTAATTGTCTGCTATTTTaatgagttgaaaaaaaatgatgagaaagAGAAAAACGGATTTAAAATCAGCTTCAAACGTAATACAATAAATGTAGCGTTGAGcagggattttaaaaaaatcatttgttatTAGTAGGTTAAAACCATCCTAATGCTAATACGACAAAAAATATGATGGAATAAAATACTGTTTCACATTGGCAAAACCGTACTGTAGCAGCAAGTAGGAGGCAAAAATACTTCACAGTTTATCGAGGAGCGAGGACGTacgaaaagcctttttttttttttttatgcatttattcCATGTCCTAGTCTGAGTTTAATTCTGGAATAAATTCTTACGGAGCAAGATgtgtgcaacttttttttttcagaaaaaaaaaaaaacattctctaCTGTACACGGCGACAAAACACTAGCCGGTGGCGCTTTAGCAACACTGCTGGTGAATACTGAGACTCGGGGCGCAACGGGTAGGGGGGAACGGAGCCCTGTGCGGTGGGAGAAAGGCGCCTCCCTCTAGTTGAGGCTGCAGCAGCTCAAGTAGCTGATGTTCTTGCCCTCGCCAGGCGCGGGCGCCGCGTCGTTGTTGTCCAGCTTGTTGTGCTTGGCCTCGCGGATAAGTTCGCAGGCCAAGTCCAGGAAGAGCTTCTCCACGTTGTCCGATTCCTTGGCGGATGTCTCCAAATACAGCATGCCGTGGGATTCGGCGAAGTCTTCGGCCCGTTGACGCGCCACCTCACGCTTCTCGGCCAGGTCGATCTTGTTACCTGAGGCCCCCGGCAAAACTGGCTGTTAATGCTAATCTAAATACTCCAATATTGTAAGTAGAGTTGTCCATATCACATAATTTTGCACCCGAGTTCGAGTCCTGGACATCAGATTTTTGAGTACTGATCAGATAGGTTGCTAATTTGTTTATtagaaaatataaatgtgtgttTCTTTGGGACAGTTTCCTTGTCCATactgattattttgttgctttttgcaCCAGAGTTCAATTCAAAACATACTTTTGTCTTGTTTCTTTTGACGATATCCTTATGTCTGGCAATGTGTTAACAATATAATTGTCTTCAGTTCGTTTTTTTCCATCCCATTTGTGACTGTTTTAttgataaaaattaaataaatcactgtatacagtaatcccttgattatcgcaaattcacttttttccgctattaattattattatttttttaagttcataaaaatgtgaaaatcacgctgaaactcgtaagcggacgCCAATCTTGcttctaggactcagcactgaaggaaaataaattataagAGAGGTGATCctaatttgcaatttttcaattatcgcggccatgtctggtctgcattacccgcgatattcgagggattactgtagtcatgCTCGGTGTGTCTGTTAAATGTGTTTCTAGCTGTATTTTTTCACCTTCAGCATACTGCTAACTTTTTGCACATCTCGTAAAGGAGCGTCGATCCACTCACCGACTAAAACGGTGACCACCTGGTTGTTGGCGTACTGCTCGATCTCCCGCAGCCACTCGGGAAGGCACCGGAAGGAGTCCTCGCAGGTAATGTCGTAGGTGAGAATGAGGGCGTTGGCACTGCGGTAATAACTCTGAGTGATGGAGCGGAACCTCTCCTGGCCTGCCGTGTCCCATATCTGCAGCTTCACTTTCTGCCCTTTGATCTCCACAGTCTTAATCATGAAATCCACCCCGATCGTCGCTCCCTGTCCGGGCGGGAAAAGGCCCTGAAAAATACGGTgacaaaaggaagaaaaaggaaGGCGTAAAATTAACagtatttttcttatttatttatttctaaatcaaCACCTACCTGAGTGAAGCGGCGTACGAGGCATGTCTTCCCGACTCCGGCGTTCCCAATCAGAACGATTTTGAACAGGTAGTCATAATCCTCCATACTCATGCTCAactaatgaaaacaaacaatatatttatatattgcaTTACAAAATCATGCAGATGTTGCACCAAAACTATCAATCTCTGTACCAATAGGGTATTAATGTAATTTAAATTCCAACAGTTGTAATGGACTGTATGTCAAAAAGTTAGTcgagataaacaaaaaaaacaacgtacTTTTCTTGCTACAATATTGTAGCAATTAGTCTCTATTTTTTACACAGGGCTCAATTCCCATCCTACTGTCGTGGCAGAAGGGCGCCACAGGGTGGCGGCAAAACGACATATTTTTTCTGCTCGTCCACTCTAATAAATCAGTGCATTAGGGAATACACAAGTATAaagggatatatatatatgcaatttGAGTTACAAGCAAGTAAA of the Stigmatopora argus isolate UIUO_Sarg chromosome 10, RoL_Sarg_1.0, whole genome shotgun sequence genome contains:
- the prcp gene encoding lysosomal Pro-X carboxypeptidase yields the protein MWDVAEELGAMLVFAEHRYYGESMPFGADSFSDSKHLNYLTAEQALADFAVLIQNLKQSRTGAQQSPVIAMGGSYGGMLAAWFRMKYPNVVVGALAASAPIWQFSGMVPCGDFYKVVTRDFAISGRNCDTNIRASWKAISNLSATASGLAWLSEEFGLCIPLKNDKDVAVFKGWLQETWVNLAMVDYPYQADFLQPLPRWPIQAACKYLTSDWSASDRQILHGVSQAVNLYYNYTGSSSCLNTSETATGNLGMIGWDYQACTEMVMPMCTDGIRDMFEPGEWNFQAFSDECHAMFGVRPRADWAGVVFGGKDIASHSNIIFSNGGLDPWSSGGVTRNLSDSLVAVLIPEGAHHLDLRSANDMDPPSVREARALELSYFKKWIKQAHKMHPNAA
- the rab30 gene encoding ras-related protein Rab-30, which encodes MSMEDYDYLFKIVLIGNAGVGKTCLVRRFTQGLFPPGQGATIGVDFMIKTVEIKGQKVKLQIWDTAGQERFRSITQSYYRSANALILTYDITCEDSFRCLPEWLREIEQYANNQVVTVLVGNKIDLAEKREVARQRAEDFAESHGMLYLETSAKESDNVEKLFLDLACELIREAKHNKLDNNDAAPAPGEGKNISYLSCCSLN